From a region of the Drosophila virilis strain 15010-1051.87 chromosome 3, Dvir_AGI_RSII-ME, whole genome shotgun sequence genome:
- the Tie gene encoding uncharacterized protein Tie, producing the protein MSLMKIHRSNESFWRCGSFMLLLSLLLLAEAAATVASETQTSATNAAIRQQQQQQQGTEAATATSTATAVSESQMPGSSAEILSASDVDVVGEKPTTYRPAAGGRPSMAPLNSALERDRKLRNVLAARRTALQRGGFRTRIGTTGRSATSPAAAAVESTSKSPSDPRSVCIRNCTKNFTRRTTASCMRQCANFTRMAMPGTASNSSSVVLRASSKAASTGTATVERDTNEILFSDESSHGLFVVAKEQNDTLNHIADAAKLPAAGKQRGRGKPMLAALEQQDEVDEADEDEAELQPYLYFGAKLPPIKPGALTITPAEGDDSHPRVLEVSVSQTSSTTSTTAEPTAKPTVSTRRPLTAVERSRSRYKYHMRERGVAPTAPLNPPPPPASSRTRYVGSGRPTAGLVESSVEQKPVEPARDEPELLQKPVLVRRVAGKPQTSSTPLIITVLSAEEESTPAAQAEPEPSTTSTTTEPPSSTRKPTTSTTTTTSTTTTTSTTTTTSSTTTTPPTTTSTSTTTTTRPSTTTTTTRPSTTTTTFQPSTTIAAPTSTSTTGTLSAKTKTIIEEDTERLRALGPSLTQEINIEDQNNLIIFCNSTANCAATPRTPPPQLAVTTDSSSGSKILRTTVLTSVRSTVNPRTTSPAPPPLPPNIFIGIVESSASASTPADVSSTAIAEERDVGLEMRRMNLVTLVLVAVGVVPLVAIVLYLVRNYVVRRQAKQDDVFDVCITDQQPISPVKKLDSKYQLEPDDDEVDHHQQQQLGMPMSNSQAQQTPRDSNHNRYDDKTSLASEYQEFERTNIRLKSLLGEGNFGQVWKAEADDLSGHFGATRIVAVKTIRACSAQVSLKDEANIMRKLGSHQNVVTLLGACVESEPHMLIMEYAMRGRLLSLLRAARSATNILPASVPGGRSLAPLSPRTLAGFALDIACGMEYIAGHRIVHRDLAARNVLLDHNGMCKICDFGMSIDLDAERMRKEQEKNAANDIMRSNAQKFKFDFGSRYILQHWQHTFGQGQQGGGCSKDQAEKKHHGHDTIGKRHALPIRWMAPESLQFHMFTTETDIWAFGIVLWEIATLGSTPYSHLTGREVIRRVPQGLRPELPKESRHEFYNLMSRCWHKEPQLRPTFAQSRLEITRSLHKWVDDDSAASDYMDVSGFSEDLEHGVVYFNHRISEFECEI; encoded by the exons ATGTCGTTGATGAAAATTCATCGAAGCAATGAATCATTTTGGCGCTGTGGATCGttcatgttgctgctgtcattgttgttgctggcagaGGCTGCCGCGACTGTCGCCAGCGAAACCCAAACGAGTGCAACAAATGCTGCAAttagacagcagcagcagcagcagcaggggaCAGaggctgcaactgcaacttcaACGGCAACTGCTGTCAGCGAAAGCCAAATGCCAGGCAGCTCGGCTGAAATTTTGAGCGCCAGCGATGTGG ATGTGGTTGGCGAGAAGCCCACGACGTACCGGCCCGCGGCTGGCGGTCGTCCTTCGATGGCGCCTCTCAACTCGGCGCTGGAGCGGGATCGCAAGCTGCGAAATGTGTTGGCCGCGCGTCGCACCGCACTGCAACGCGGCGGCTTTCGCACACGGATCGGCACCACCGGACGCAGCGCCACCTCGCCGGCAGCGGCTGCCGTGGAAAGCACCTCGAAGTCGCCGAGCGATCCGCGTTCCGTCTGCATACGCAATTGCACCAAGAACTTCACGCGCCGCACCACCGCCAGCTGCATGCGGCAATGCGCCAACTTTACGCGCATGGCCATGCCGGGCACCGCCAGCAACAGCTCCTCGGTGGTGCTGCGGGCGTCCAGCAAGGCGGCCAGCACGGGCACGGCCACAGTCGAGCGCGACACCAACGAGATACTCTTCAGCGACGAGTCCTCGCACGGGCTCTTTGTCGTGGCCAAGGAGCAGAACGATACGCTCAACCACATTGCGGATGCTGCCAAGTTGCCGGCGGCGGGCAAAcagcgtgggcgtggcaagccTATGTTGGCCGCGCTGGAGCAGCAGGACGAGGTCGACGAGGCGGACGAGGATGAGGCCGAGCTGCAGCCCTATCTGTATTTTGGCGCCAAGCTGCCGCCCATCAAGCCCGGCGCACTAACCATTACCCCGGCGGAGGGTGATGATTCTCATCCGCGCGTGCTCGAGGTCTCTGTCAGCCAgaccagcagcaccaccagcaccacagCAGAGCCGACGGCCAAACCCACCGTGTCCACGCGACGCCCCCTGACCGCCGTGGAGCGTAGTCGCAGCCGCTACAAGTATCATATGCGCGAACGCGGCGTGGCGCCCACTGCACCACTGAatccaccgccgccgccagccaGCAGCCGCACACGCTACGTGGGCTCGGGCCGACCCACAGCGGGTCTGGTCGAGAGCTCAGTGGAGCAAAAGCCCGTCGAACCAGCCCGAGATGAGCCCGAGCTGCTGCAGAAGCCCGTGCTGGTGCGTCGAGTGGCTGGCAAACCACAGACATCCTCCACACCACTCATCATCACCGTGCTGAGCGCGGAGGAGGAATCAACGCCGGCGGCTCAAGCCGAGCCGGAGCCAAGCACTACCAGCACCACGACAGAGCCACCCAGCAGCACGAGGAAGCCAACGACAAGcaccaccacaacaacaagcaccACCACAACGACAAGCACCACCACAACGACAAGCAGCACCACCACAACACCTCCCACAACGACAAGCACAAGCACCACTACAACCACCAGACCAAGCACCACAACTACAACCACTCGGCCAAGCACTACCACAACAACCTTTCAGCCAAGCACCACAATTGCCGCTCCAACTAGCACAAGCACCACAGGCACACTGTCAGCCAAGACAAAGACTATCATCGAGGAGGATACGGAACGTTTGCGTGCCTTGGGCCCTTCGCTCACGCAGGAGATCAATATTGAGGATCAGAATAATCTGATCATATTCTGCAACAGCACCGCCAACTGTGCGGCGACACCGCGCACACCACCGCCACAGCTCGCGGTCACCACCGACTCCAGTTCGGGCTCGAAAATATTGCGCACCACGGTGCTGACATCGGTGCGCTCCACGGTGAATCCGCGCACCACCAGCccagcgccgccgccgctgccgcccaaCATTTTCATAGGCATTGTGGAGTCATCCGCCTCCGCCTCGACTCCAGCCGACGTCAGTTCCACAGCAATTGCGGAGGAGCGTGATGTGGGTCTGGAAATGAGGCGCATGAATTTGGTCACACTCGTTCTGGTCGCTGTGGGCGTGGTTCCATTGGTGGCCATTGTCCTGTATTTGGTGCGCAACTATGTGGTGCGCCGCCAGGCTAAGCAGGACGATGTCTTCGATGTATGCATCACGGATCAGCAGCCGATTAGCCCTGTCAAAAAGCTCGACTCCAAGTATCAGCTGGAGCCGGACGATGACGAGGTCGaccatcatcagcagcagcagctgggcatGCCCATGTCCAACTCACAGGCGCAACAGACTCCGCGCGACTCCAACCACAATCGCTACGATGACAAAACATCCTTGGCCAGCGAGTACCAGGAGTTTGAGCGCACTAACATCCGTCTGAAGAGTCTGCTTGGCGAGGGCAACTTCGGCCAGGTGTGGAAGGCCGAGGCCGATGACCTGAGCGGCCATTTCGGTGCCACGCGCATCGTCGCCGTGAAGACCATACGCGCCTGCAGCGCCCAGGTCAGTCTCAAGGATGAGGCCAACATTATGCGCAAGCTGGGCTCCCATCAGAATGTGGTCACGCTGCTGGGCGCCTGCGTGGAGAGCG AACCGCACATGCTGATCATGGAGTACGCGATGCGCGGACgtctgctgtcgctgctgcgcGCCGCACGCAGCGCGACAAATATTCTGCCCGCCTCGGTGCCGGGCGGACGCAGCCTGGCGCCGCTCTCGCCACGCACCCTGGCGGGCTTTGCGCTGGACATTGCCTGCGGCATGGAGTACATAGCCGGGCACAGG ATTGTCCATCGGGATCTGGCGGCGAGAAATGTGCTGCTGGATCACAATGGCATGTGCAAGATCTGTGATTTTGGCATGTCCATTGATCTGGATGCGGAGCGCATGCGCAAGGAGCAGGAGAAGAATGCGGCTAACGATATAATGCGCAGCAATGCGCAAAAGTTTAAGTTCGACTTTGGCAGTCGCTATATATTGCAGCATTGGCAGCACACCTTTGGCCAGGGCCAGCAGGGCGGCGGTTGCTCCAAGGATCAGGCAGAGAAGAAGCATCATGGCCATGATACAATTGGCAAGCGGCATGCCCTGCCCATACGCTGGATGGCACCGGAGAGTCTACAGTTTCACATGTTCACCACCGAAACAGACATTTGGGCCTTTGGCATCGTCCTCTGGGAGATTGCCACGCTAG GCTCTACGCCGTACTCGCATCTGACGGGTCGCGAGGTCATACGCCGTGTGCCGCAGGGCCTGCGACCCGAGCTGCCCAAGGAGAGCCGGCACGAGTTCTACAATCTGATGTCACGCTGCTGGCACAAGGAGCCGCAGCTGCGGCCCACGTTCGCACAGTCGCGTCTGGAGATCACACGATCGCTGCACAAGTGGGTCGATGATGATTCTGCCGCCTCAGACTATATGGACGTGAGCGGCTTTAGTGAGGATCTCGAACATGGCGTTGTCTACTTCAACCACCGCATCTCGGAGTTTGAGTGCGAAATATGA